One region of Microbacterium sp. M28 genomic DNA includes:
- a CDS encoding calcium:proton antiporter has product MLTRLVGPAEITRIALGWGAFVVLLLIHPILEAPAPAITLILALTGIVAVILLCAFGVVKQAEALAHRLGDPYGSLVLTLSIVLIEVVLIAAVMLGPGEHTTIARDSVMAVSMIILNLVIGLCLLVGGLRHGGLRHNRVGTSAYLTMLIVLSVLAFGLPAAIGTNGAYTAGQEIPIIVLTLGVYAFFLVQQMGPRAVDFTEPDAAASRTEAGAYTPIGEVLREHRREILTRLVLLVLTVVPIVLLSHDMAALLDDGLGRLGAPPALAGVLIAAIVFLPESITSVRAALGGEAQRVSNLCHGALVSTVGLTIPAVLVIGLFTGQAVVLAETPAGHAAARCDPRTVGRDVRVEEDDRDARRGAPGDVRGVRGRLVQLRGGPPPYMHESAHMATRHSRPVLFA; this is encoded by the coding sequence ATGCTCACGCGACTCGTCGGCCCCGCGGAGATCACCCGCATCGCACTCGGATGGGGCGCCTTCGTCGTCCTGCTTCTGATCCACCCGATCCTGGAGGCGCCCGCTCCCGCGATCACCCTGATCCTGGCACTGACCGGGATCGTCGCGGTCATCCTGCTCTGCGCGTTCGGCGTGGTCAAGCAGGCCGAAGCTCTCGCGCACCGCCTCGGCGATCCGTACGGATCGCTCGTGCTCACGCTCTCGATCGTCCTCATCGAAGTGGTCCTCATCGCCGCGGTCATGCTGGGGCCGGGCGAGCACACGACCATCGCGCGCGACTCGGTGATGGCCGTGTCCATGATCATCCTGAACCTCGTGATCGGCCTGTGCCTGCTGGTCGGCGGCCTCCGTCACGGCGGCCTCCGGCACAACCGCGTCGGAACCTCGGCCTACCTGACGATGCTGATCGTCCTGAGCGTGCTCGCCTTCGGCCTCCCGGCCGCGATCGGAACGAACGGTGCGTACACCGCGGGTCAGGAGATCCCGATCATCGTCCTGACGCTCGGCGTCTACGCCTTCTTCCTCGTTCAGCAGATGGGACCTCGCGCGGTCGACTTCACCGAGCCGGATGCCGCGGCATCCCGCACCGAGGCAGGTGCGTACACGCCGATCGGCGAGGTCCTGCGCGAACATCGACGCGAGATCCTCACACGACTGGTGCTGCTGGTGCTCACCGTCGTGCCCATCGTGCTGCTCTCGCATGACATGGCCGCGCTCCTCGACGACGGCCTCGGGCGCCTGGGAGCGCCGCCAGCGCTCGCCGGAGTGCTCATCGCCGCCATCGTGTTCCTGCCCGAATCCATCACTTCGGTGCGCGCGGCCCTGGGTGGAGAGGCGCAGCGCGTCAGCAATCTGTGCCACGGCGCCCTGGTGTCCACGGTGGGACTCACGATCCCAGCCGTGCTCGTGATCGGCCTGTTCACCGGGCAGGCCGTCGTCCTGGCTGAGACGCCGGCGGGACATGCTGCTGCTCGGTGCGACCCTCGTACTGTCGGTCGCGACGTTCGCGTCGAAGAGGACGACCGCGATGCACGGCGCGGCGCACCTGGTGATGTTCGCGGCGTACGCGGTCGTCTTGTTCAGCTGAGAGGCGGCCCGCCGCCGTATATGCACGAATCCGCGCATATGGCGACGCGACATTCGCGCCCCGTACTATTCGCCTAG
- a CDS encoding response regulator transcription factor, producing MPLTPAELRLLPYLQTHLTIADIGRRLFISRNTVSSEVGSIYRKLGVTTRGAAVDRAHEIGLLGG from the coding sequence GTGCCTTTGACCCCGGCCGAGCTGCGCCTGCTTCCCTACTTGCAGACGCACCTGACGATCGCCGACATCGGCCGACGGCTATTCATCTCGCGCAACACGGTGAGCTCCGAAGTGGGGTCGATCTACCGCAAGCTCGGAGTCACGACTCGCGGAGCCGCGGTGGATCGTGCCCACGAGATCGGATTGCTCGGCGGCTGA
- a CDS encoding DUF6325 family protein: protein MELVASGLVAHEDVEALADGLTPGSSALLLAVELLWAKHLASALAAGGADGSSTRSASLHRL, encoded by the coding sequence ATCGAGCTCGTCGCGTCGGGCCTCGTCGCGCATGAAGACGTCGAGGCGCTGGCCGACGGTCTGACGCCCGGAAGCTCGGCACTGCTGCTGGCTGTCGAGCTGCTGTGGGCGAAGCATCTGGCCTCGGCCCTGGCGGCGGGGGGGGCGGACGGGTCATCGACTCGGTCCGCATCCCTGCACCGATTGTGA
- a CDS encoding SDR family NAD(P)-dependent oxidoreductase, whose product MSVSGTAQSKTIVITGASDGIGAAAARRLHRDGHRIVIVGRSAQKTEAVAAELGADHLVADFARLAEVRTLAAELAERYPRIDVLANNAGGIFGDRVKTVDGFEKTFQVNHLAPFLLTTLLMDTLIASGASVIQTASVGARLFGRVNMDDLDHDRDFSPQLAYGSAKLENILFTTELHRRYHVQGLSAAAFHPGLVATGFAADSDSFMKRFYGSRLGRAVMSTPEKGADQLVWLATTTPGFEWQSGVYYEKRRPARRNNPQALDRDLARELWDRSAELIGQSQQG is encoded by the coding sequence ATGAGCGTGTCCGGAACGGCCCAGTCGAAGACGATCGTCATCACCGGAGCGAGCGACGGCATCGGCGCCGCTGCTGCTCGTCGGCTTCATCGGGACGGGCATCGGATCGTCATCGTGGGCAGGTCGGCGCAGAAGACCGAGGCGGTCGCCGCCGAGCTGGGCGCGGATCACTTGGTCGCGGACTTCGCACGCCTGGCGGAGGTGCGGACGCTCGCGGCCGAACTCGCAGAGAGATATCCGCGCATCGACGTCCTCGCCAACAACGCGGGCGGCATCTTCGGCGACCGCGTCAAGACCGTCGACGGGTTCGAGAAGACCTTCCAGGTCAACCACCTCGCCCCGTTCCTGCTCACCACGCTGCTGATGGACACGCTGATCGCGAGCGGCGCCAGCGTCATCCAGACCGCCAGCGTGGGTGCGCGCCTCTTCGGCCGGGTGAACATGGACGATCTCGACCATGACCGGGACTTCTCGCCCCAGCTCGCCTACGGCAGCGCGAAGCTGGAGAACATCCTCTTCACGACCGAGCTCCATCGCAGGTATCACGTGCAGGGACTGTCCGCTGCCGCATTCCATCCCGGCCTCGTCGCGACCGGGTTCGCCGCCGATAGCGACAGCTTCATGAAGCGCTTCTACGGCAGCCGCCTCGGCAGAGCGGTGATGTCGACCCCCGAGAAGGGTGCGGACCAGCTGGTGTGGCTGGCGACGACGACACCAGGCTTCGAATGGCAATCCGGCGTCTACTACGAGAAGCGGAGGCCGGCACGCCGGAACAATCCGCAGGCGCTCGACCGCGATCTCGCGCGCGAGCTCTGGGATCGATCGGCCGAGCTGATCGGCCAGTCCCAGCAGGGTTAG
- a CDS encoding PLD nuclease N-terminal domain-containing protein, giving the protein MGFFDFLLWMLWIYLVILCVWTFIWIFMDIFRDSTLSGWGKAGWVILLIVLPFLGALIYLIARGGSMAHRQSAEMNAAAQANADYIRSVAGASASPAAEIERAQGLLSSGAISQAEYEALKAKALAA; this is encoded by the coding sequence ATGGGTTTCTTCGACTTCCTGCTGTGGATGCTGTGGATCTATCTCGTCATCCTCTGCGTTTGGACCTTCATCTGGATCTTCATGGACATTTTCCGCGACAGCACGCTGAGCGGATGGGGCAAGGCCGGATGGGTGATCCTGCTCATCGTGCTGCCGTTCCTGGGTGCGCTCATCTATCTGATCGCCCGCGGCGGGTCGATGGCGCACCGTCAGTCAGCCGAGATGAATGCCGCGGCGCAGGCCAATGCGGACTACATCCGCAGCGTGGCAGGCGCCTCGGCGTCGCCTGCCGCCGAGATCGAACGCGCACAGGGTCTGCTGTCCTCGGGAGCGATCTCGCAGGCCGAGTACGAAGCATTGAAGGCCAAGGCGCTCGCCGCCTGA
- a CDS encoding DUF6325 family protein: protein MADLEFGPVEFVLAGFIGEEPDPVVIEAIAQLVDAGTVRLIDLLHVSRDLDGVVRWVEVDDAADRTRQHRARRVGPRRA, encoded by the coding sequence ATGGCTGATCTGGAATTCGGGCCCGTCGAGTTCGTACTCGCGGGCTTCATCGGGGAAGAGCCCGACCCCGTCGTGATCGAAGCGATCGCTCAACTCGTCGACGCAGGCACGGTGCGCCTCATCGATCTGCTCCACGTCTCACGAGACCTGGACGGAGTCGTCCGCTGGGTCGAAGTGGACGACGCCGCAGATCGAACTCGGCAGCATCGAGCTCGTCGCGTCGGGCCTCGTCGCGCATGA
- a CDS encoding sulfatase-like hydrolase/transferase, protein MTNDPSTIAGTPLPPSRTLPFPPKASGSFVGRTLADSDYAPLPPQRHLGDDAPNIVVILIDDAGPALPAPLGGAINTPTLERIRGEGLGFNRFHTTAMCSPTRASLLTGRNHHRVGSGQIAELANDWDGYSGHIPKSSATMAEVLRNYGYSTGAWGKWHNTPAEETTATGPFDRWPTGYGFEYFYGFLAGEASQYEPNLVRNTSTVLPPKTPEEGYHLSEDIADDAIGWLRDHKATAPDKPFFMYWATGAIHGPHHIMKEWADKYKGAFDDGWDVYREQALEGAKAAGWVPRDAVLTPRPDNLQGWDEIPEEQKPFQARLMEVCAGFAEHADVQAGRLVDALDELGYADNTLVVYIWGDNGSSGEGQNGTISELLAQNMIPTTIDQHIAALEELGGLGALGTPATDNQYHAGWAWAGSTPYQGMKLMASHLGGTRNPCSCAGRTGSPTTRSRARNSTT, encoded by the coding sequence ATGACGAACGACCCCAGCACCATCGCGGGGACCCCGCTGCCGCCCAGTAGGACGCTGCCGTTCCCGCCGAAGGCATCGGGCAGCTTCGTAGGCCGCACCCTCGCCGATTCGGACTATGCGCCGCTTCCGCCGCAGCGTCACCTCGGCGACGACGCCCCGAACATCGTCGTCATCCTGATCGACGATGCGGGGCCCGCGCTGCCCGCTCCGCTGGGCGGCGCGATCAACACGCCGACGCTGGAGCGCATCCGAGGCGAAGGCCTCGGATTCAACAGGTTCCACACCACCGCGATGTGCTCGCCGACCAGGGCGTCCCTGCTGACCGGCCGCAACCATCACCGCGTCGGCTCCGGCCAGATCGCGGAACTCGCCAACGACTGGGACGGCTACTCGGGGCACATCCCGAAATCCAGCGCGACCATGGCAGAGGTGCTGCGCAACTACGGATACTCGACAGGCGCGTGGGGAAAATGGCACAACACACCTGCCGAGGAGACCACTGCGACCGGGCCGTTCGACCGCTGGCCGACCGGATACGGGTTCGAGTACTTCTACGGCTTCCTCGCTGGGGAAGCATCGCAGTACGAGCCCAACCTGGTGCGCAACACTTCGACGGTCCTTCCCCCAAAGACGCCGGAGGAGGGGTATCACCTCAGCGAGGACATCGCGGATGACGCGATCGGCTGGCTGCGAGACCACAAGGCCACAGCTCCGGACAAGCCGTTCTTCATGTATTGGGCGACCGGGGCCATCCACGGACCGCACCACATCATGAAGGAGTGGGCGGACAAGTACAAGGGCGCCTTCGACGACGGCTGGGACGTGTACCGCGAGCAGGCGCTGGAAGGCGCGAAGGCGGCCGGATGGGTGCCGCGGGATGCCGTGCTCACACCGCGTCCGGACAACCTGCAGGGTTGGGACGAGATCCCGGAGGAGCAGAAGCCGTTCCAGGCCCGCCTCATGGAGGTGTGCGCCGGGTTCGCGGAACACGCCGATGTCCAGGCCGGGCGACTCGTGGACGCGCTCGACGAGCTCGGCTATGCCGACAACACGCTCGTCGTCTACATCTGGGGCGACAACGGCTCGTCGGGTGAAGGCCAGAACGGCACCATCAGCGAACTGCTCGCGCAGAACATGATCCCCACGACGATCGACCAGCACATCGCTGCTCTCGAGGAGCTCGGCGGTCTCGGTGCGCTGGGCACACCTGCGACCGACAACCAGTACCACGCGGGATGGGCGTGGGCGGGGTCGACGCCGTATCAGGGCATGAAGCTCATGGCGTCCCACCTCGGCGGAACCCGCAACCCCTGTTCCTGCGCTGGCCGGACCGGATCGCCCACGACCCGGAGCCGCGCACGCAATTCCACCACGTGA
- a CDS encoding carboxymuconolactone decarboxylase family protein — MDAVDRLRRLCVDNPAAADDAEDGWSDALDAHTISLVRISALIAADAPAASMRSAIDGAVTAGVTVSEIVAVLEGLISDVGPPRAVAAAPRIAAALGYDDDLVADSEI, encoded by the coding sequence GTGGATGCTGTCGACCGGCTGAGGCGCCTCTGCGTCGACAACCCCGCCGCCGCGGACGACGCGGAGGACGGATGGTCTGATGCGCTCGACGCGCACACGATCTCGCTGGTGCGCATCTCGGCGCTGATCGCGGCGGATGCACCTGCCGCATCGATGCGCTCGGCGATCGACGGAGCCGTCACCGCCGGTGTGACGGTGTCCGAGATCGTCGCGGTACTGGAGGGTCTGATCAGCGATGTCGGGCCGCCGCGGGCCGTGGCGGCGGCCCCGAGGATAGCCGCCGCTCTCGGCTATGACGACGACCTCGTCGCCGACTCCGAGATCTGA
- a CDS encoding SHOCT domain-containing protein yields MPLMGRMGRPGLIGMAARTAVVAGTATAVSGNVARRQQHRAEEKYEQHQYELQQEAAAMAPPAPPYTAPAPAAPETGSTDVVAQLQQLATLKAQGVLSDAEFESAKGKLLG; encoded by the coding sequence ATGCCTCTCATGGGACGAATGGGTCGACCGGGTCTGATCGGAATGGCGGCGCGCACCGCCGTGGTCGCCGGGACGGCGACTGCCGTCAGCGGGAACGTCGCCAGACGACAGCAGCACCGTGCCGAGGAGAAGTACGAGCAGCACCAGTACGAGCTGCAGCAGGAGGCGGCGGCGATGGCTCCACCCGCGCCGCCGTACACCGCACCGGCACCGGCTGCGCCGGAAACCGGCAGCACCGACGTCGTCGCTCAGCTCCAGCAGCTGGCGACACTGAAGGCACAGGGCGTGCTCAGCGACGCCGAGTTCGAGTCCGCCAAGGGCAAGCTGCTCGGCTGA